In Zonotrichia albicollis isolate bZonAlb1 chromosome 3, bZonAlb1.hap1, whole genome shotgun sequence, a single window of DNA contains:
- the LOC141728493 gene encoding uncharacterized protein LOC141728493: MSVCCVPVLTKVLPRPAAKDPFDAREGLQLPVAEDGAVAVSPRLQLPAGPAAGEACDATADAAHEWLACQAAHAGLCAGSSRPLCRAGRRCGCDAGGAKPLSGRPHGAEQRGRSVGPVLRPYSAVAMAEGEAVLCCRGPGAAGAAPGERRRALPRSRWGGCPQAGGGAAAPELQPSPSGCCRCCGRRRLRRVLGVASRERCDIAGMTGLLPALVLEALSAMQTDGAALSGKARDGRENAQRREQAGCILPMAQGTQKICLP; the protein is encoded by the exons ATGAGCGTGTGCTGCGTGCCGGTGCTGACAAAG gtcctTCCCCGCCCAGCGGCGAAGGACCCGTTTGATGCCcgggagggactgcagctcccggtggcggaggacggagcagtggctgtcagcccgagactacaactcccggcaggccctgctgccggCGAGGCGTGTGACGCAACGGCTGACGCGGCACATGAGTGGCTGGCGTGCCAGGCGGCCCACGCGGGGCTGTGCGCGGGCAGCTCCCGGCCCCTGTGCCGCGCGGGACGGCGCTGCGGCTGCGACGCTGGTGGGGCGAAGCCTCTGTCTGGCCGCCCGCACGGAGCTGAGCAGCGCGGAAGGAGCGTCGGCCCGGTTCTTCGGCCTTACTCAGCGGTAGCGATGGCGGAGGGCGAGGCGGTGCTTTGCTGCCgcgggccgggagctgcaggagccgccccgggcgagcggcgccgggcgctcccgcggtcccggtggggcggctgccctcaggctggcggaggcgcagcagcccccgagctgcagccgtctccctcgggctgctgccggtgctgcgggcggaggcggctccGCCGCGTGTTGGGCGTTGCGAGCAGAGAGCGCTGCGATATCGCCGGAatgactgggctgctgcctgcgctagtgctcgaggctctttctgccatgcaaacggatggagcggcgctgagcggtaaagccagagatggccgggagaatgcccagcgcagggagcaggcgggctgtatccttccgatggcacag ggtactcagaaaatatgtctcccttag